From the genome of Vicia villosa cultivar HV-30 ecotype Madison, WI linkage group LG2, Vvil1.0, whole genome shotgun sequence, one region includes:
- the LOC131647045 gene encoding F-box/kelch-repeat protein At3g06240-like, with protein sequence MQRWLIDWKMNKDGTAEKWLIDWKMNKDGTAEKWLIDWKMNKDGTAEKVKLRKELHIHDDEKVKLRKELHIHDDIAFSILSKLCIKSLKRFECVCKSWSLLFDNPDFMTMYRNFFLKKEHPYYDDTSFLLYGKLTRSEIFYLDESFELWSVSGDKFENRVKLLWPCTPSYDSLEYLYSGPDYDIIGSGSVNGIVCLWRVFALYCPMKIFVLWNPSTRKFKLVKCSRLCNISSVSYSAFGYDSGRNDYKVLCLREQVEGTYISNDYTWEIYSLRTDSWRIVDLPLHHISKNCCQQLNMDGLSHWMCESVTHNEIYILSFDWRNEVFITTQIDDNFDFQLLPTHLVLLNGSIALILNLPNTTTFHILVLGELTIKKSWTKMFIVQEPIPFHVNLIGAGKNGDMVFKKDDGGLISFNLTTQMIEELGITANGLCKIIIHRENLNYSVRMKKYSTKW encoded by the coding sequence ATGCAAAGGTGGTTAATAGATTGGAAGATGAATAAAGACGGCACTGCTGAAAAGTGGTTAATAGATTGGAAGATGAATAAAGACGGCACTGCTGAAAAGTGGTTAATAGATTGGAAGATGAATAAAGACGGCACTGCTGAAAAGGTAAAGTTGAGAAAAGAATTACACATACATGATGATGAAAAGGTAAAGTTGAGAAAAGAATTACACATACATGATGATATTGCGTTTTCCATTCTATCAAAATTGTGTATTAAATCTTTGAAGCGATTTGAATGTGTTTGCAAATCATGGTCCCTCTTATTTGATAATCCTGATTTCATGACTATGTATCgcaattttttcttaaaaaaggaaCATCCTTATTACGACGATACATCTTTTCTGCTCTATGGCAAGTTAACTCGTTCGGAAATTTTCTATCTagatgaatcatttgaattgtggTCTGTTTCTGGAGATAAGTTTGAGAATAGGGTCAAATTACTTTGGCCATGTACTCCCAGTTATGATAGTTTAGAATACTTATATTCCGGTCCGGATTATGACATTATCGGCTCAGGTAGTGTTAATGGGATCGTTTGTCTATGGAGGGTATTTGCATTATACTGCCCCATGAAAATTTTTGTATTATGGAATCCATCTACTCGAAAGTTTAAGCTTGTGAAATGTAGCAGGTTGTGTAATATTTCTTCTGTTAGTTACAGTGCATTTGGTTATGACAGTGGCAGAAACGACTATAAAGTGTTGTGTCTGAGAGAACAAGTTGAAGGCACTTATATTAGTAACGATTATACATGGGAGATATATAGTCTAAGGACCGACTCTTGGAGAATAGTTGATCTCCCTTTGCATCACATTTCTAAGAATTGTTGCCAACAGTTGAACATGGATGGACTCTCTCATTGGATGTGTGAAAGTGTAACACATAATGAAATATATATCTTGTCATTTGACTGGAGAAATGAGGTTTTCATTACAACACAAATAGATGACAACTTTGATTTTCAATTACTACCCACACACTTGGTGCTATTGAATGGGTCTATTGCTTTGATCTTAAATTTACCAAACACAACTACATTTCACATTTTAGTTTTGGGTGAACTTACTATTAAAAAATCATGGACTAAAATGTTTATTGTACAAGAACCCATCCCTTTCCATGTGAATCTCATCGGAGCAGGAAAGAATGGTGATATGGTGTTCAAAAAAGACGACGGTGGACTCATTTCCTTCAATTTAACTACCCAAATGATTGAGGAACTTGGCATTACAGCAAATGGACTTTGTAAGATCATAATTCATAGAGAAAACCTTAATTATTCCGTTCGAATGAAAAAGTATTCAACCAAGTGGTAA
- the LOC131647047 gene encoding heat shock 70 kDa protein 8-like yields MTGPYNQFTGEESYPPQITVGVDISASPYCVAVWTGNKVEYAVTNMKPYDQEVLFKAKVCHMRLLIGRIETESLTQSSKTLPFQMLLAEAPPPSTNSEQILASYLVELKEAAQRAFKASVRGLVLTHPASFNRLQLTRITAVCRKMGLQFLQLIPQPTAVAMLYAQKQLLASFEASPCIPFATIGPRCHTNCDNITTALLFNMDAIYTDVAVTSATSEGKWQIKAIVGSAIGGEQVVANSMRLFIPDFENKFKKEGRNKKFRSIDLLRAVTLEAIRQFKDKNEARFDLNMENGHKIRNVVKREQFAQVNNEVFQMCERLIRRCLQDSKIKTESLDDIIVIGEFGGILKLLNMFSSTRVPINSQAIEVDINPLNVDINPIKAIDVAINSLQSALCGAALAGAVRTDDKMKLIHSPSTSHSLGIRANGSFLCFIPRNTLLPASKVMQLTTIHDDQMEGMLIVYEGEEKTVEQNQLLGICRLKDLPEMPKGVPIIEVEMAIDSGNQLRVAVASFPFIEMPKPMINHTKLLHYLGENRIDGDKKDLATFVKKK; encoded by the coding sequence ATGACGGGACCTTACAATCAATTCACTGGGGAGGAAAGTTATCCGCCTCAAATAACAGTTGGAGTAGACATAAGTGCGTCGCCATACTGTGTTGCGGTGTGGACCGGTAACAAAGTGGAGTATGCAGTCACTAACATGAAGCCATATGACCAAGAAGTGTTGTTTAAGGCTAAAGTTTGCCATATGAGGCTCTTGATTGGCCGGATAGAAACCGAGTCATTGACGCAATCAAGTAAAACATTGCCTTTTCAGATGTTGCTGGCTGAAGCTCCACCTCCCTCTACCAATTCAGAACAAATTCTAGCATCTTATTTggttgaattaaaagaagcagCTCAAAGGGCTTTTAAAGCATCAGTGAGAGGATTAGTCCTAACCCATCCTGCTTCATTCAACAGACTGCAGTTAACTAGAATAACTGCTGTGTGCCGTAAAATGGGGCTGCAATTCCTCCAACTTATCCCTCAGCCAACGGCCGTTGCTATGTTATACGCACAGAAACAACTGCTAGCGTCTTTTGAGGCTTCACCTTGTATTCCTTTTGCAACTATTGGTCCTCGTTGTCATACAAATTGTGACAATATTACTACCGCACTCCTCTTCAACATGGATGCAATTTACACTGATGTTGCTGTTACTTCTGCAACATCCGAAGGCAAATGGCAAATCAAAGCGATTGTCGGTAGCGCAATTGGCGGAGAGCAGGTAGTTGCAAATAGTATGCGACTTTTCATCccagattttgaaaacaaattCAAGAAGGAAGGAAGAAACAAGAAATTCAGATCAATTGATTTACTTAGAGCAGTAACTCTAGAAGCAATTCGTCAATTTAAGGATAAAAATGAGGCTAGGTTTGATTTAAACATGGAAAATGGTCATAAGATTCGAAATGTGGTAAAAAGGGAACAGTTTGCGCAAGTAAACAACGAGGTGTTTCAAATGTGTGAAAGGCTCATACGGCGATGCTTGCAAGATTCAAAAATTAAAACGGAGAGTTTAGATGATATCATTGTTATAGGTGAATTTGGGGGCATCTTAAAGCTGCTGAATATGTTTAGCAGTACTCGTGTACCTATCAATTCTCAGGCCATTGAGGTAGATATAAATCCATTGAATGTAGATATTAATCCTATCAAAGCTATCGACGTAGCTATAAATTCCCTCCAATCTGCACTTTGCGGTGCAGCATTGGCAGGGGCGGTAAGAACTGATGATAAGATGAAATTGATCCATTCTCCAAGCACATCCCATTCGCTCGGAATTCGAGCGAATGGTAGCTTTCTGTGTTTCATTCCGAGAAACACTCTCTTACCAGCTAGCAAAGTTATGCAGTTAACAACCATTCATGATGATCAAATGGAGGGAATGCTTATAGTATATGAAGGGGAGGAAAAGACTGTAGAGCAAAATCAACTATTGGGGATCTGTCGACTAAAGGACTTGCCCGAAATGCCAAAAGGTGTTCCTATAATTGAAGTGGAGATGGCAATTGACAGCGGAAACCAGTTGAGAGTCGCAGTTGCAAGTTTCCCGTTTATCGAGATGCCAAAGCCAATGATCAACCACACAAAGCTTTTGCATTACCTGGGAGAAAATAGGATTGATGGTGACAAAAAGGACTTGGCCACTTTCGTCaagaagaaataa
- the LOC131650324 gene encoding probable xyloglucan galactosyltransferase GT20, whose translation MEKNLGKDHVFVLGKIPWDFRRTGDSPWGTRLLELENMQNPIKLLIERQPWHLNNIGIPHPTYFHPKSDNDIIDWQLKIIRSNRKNLMSFAGTARNDADDHIRSIIIDQCSLKSDSKCKFLSCSSDKCNEPESIIELFVESEFCLQPPGDSPTRKSVFDSLISGCIPVIFDPFTAYYQYPWHLPEDYDHV comes from the coding sequence ATGGAAAAGAATTTAGGTAAGGATCATGTTTTTGTTTTGGGGAAAATTCCTTGGGATTTTAGAAGGACTGGTGATTCTCCTTGGGGAACTAGATTGTTAGAGCTTGAAAATATGCAGAATCCAATTAAGTTATTGATCGAACGCCAACCGTGGCATTTGAACAATATAGGAATTCCTCATCCGACTTATTTTCATCCGAAATCGGACAATGATATAATTGACTGGCAGCTGAAAATCATAAGATCAAATCGGAAGAATCTCATGAGTTTTGCTGGTACAGCGCGGAATGATGCGGATGACCACATAAGGTCGATAATAATCGACCAATGCAGTTTGAAAAGTGACAGTAAATGCAAGTTTTTGAGTTGTAGTTCTGATAAATGTAATGAGCCAGAATCAATTATAGAACTTTTTGTGGAGTCAGAGTTTTGCTTGCAGCCACCGGGAGATAGTCCAACGAGAAAATCGGTTTTTGATTCACTTATATCCGGTTGTATTCCAGTTATTTTCGATCCTTTCACAGCTTATTATCAATATCCTTGGCATTTGCCAGAGGATTATGATCATGTATGA